The window TCGTCCAACTGACCAACAGAGATTATGTTGCTTCGCAGGCTCGGTATGTAGTATACCTCTGTCAAGGCACGCTGCTCGCCGCTCTGGCACTTGAAAACAATGGATCCCCTGGCACGGATTGCTACATGTGACCCATCTCCAAATTTGACCGTGCCATGCACGCCCTCATCAAGCTTAGCAAACATGCTCTTCTCTCCTGTCATGTGACTTGTGGCACCCGTGTCAAAATACCATAGACCGTCAGGGGATGGCACGGGGATTACCTTTTCTTCATTGAGAAAAACTGCCTGTGGTGCCACTGGTCCAGCCGCTGTGCCGGGGGTGACCATGGCCATGAACAGGCCTTGCTCATGCTCGTCGCCTCCTTCGCGCACCAGATTGGCTTGTTCCTTCTTCCCTTGCTGACCTTGTTTTTCCAGATACGACCAACAGTCTTTCTTCCAGTGGCCAAGTTTCCCACAGAAATGACATTTCCCTTTCTTCTTTCCGCCTGATCCACCGGATCCACCAGCGCCGCCGTTGCCGGCCGCAGGTTTGCCTCCGCCGGGAGACTTGTTCTTGGCCGGCTGCTTGTTCttgccggcgccgccgccaccggacgatgagccgccgccgccgccgagcttcTCACGGGCCAGCCACTCCTCATGAGTGAGCAGAAGGCGCCCGGTGGGTTGCGCGCCGTCGTCGAGGTCGTAGTGGTCCTCACATGCAGAGAAACTCCCAACGAGCTCTTCAATGGACATGGTTTTCAGATCGATCAAGGACTCAATCGCCATGGCCATCGGGCGGTACCTCCGCGGCACCACTCGGAGGAACTTCTGGACGGCCTTGTGCTCGGTGACGGGGTCGCCGTACAACTCCATATCGGCAACGAGGCTAGAAAGCCGCAGCCCAAAATCCTCGACGGACTCGCCGTCTCTGAAACGGAGATCCTCGAACTCCCGCCGGCGCACATGCGCCTTGGCTTCACGGGCGCGCTCGCTGCCCATCCGCATCATCTTGATGGTCTCCCACGCCATCTTCGCCGTGTCCTTCGCGGCCAGCACACGCAGCATCTCCGGGGGAACACCGGTGAGGATGATCTGTAGTGCGCGCTGGCCGTCGCACTCGTCGGCGGCGTCCTCGGTCAGCGCGGACCACACACGGGCGACTTGCAGCTTCACCTGCATCACGAGTGCCCATTCCATGTAGTTGGTTCTCGTCAGCATCATGGACGCCGACGAGGCCTCCGTGTCCCTCACGATCCGCTCGATGACGCGGAGCTCTCCGCTGCCGCCGGCGGTGAGGCGCGCGACGGGCGCTCCGGACGATGGTgactgccccgccgccgccttcgccaccgccttcttcttcttctcgtcGTCCGACATAGCCGCAGCGGATCAGACACCGCTCGACCACCAAGGCGCAGGATCGAACACCCGAAGCTCTGGTACCAAATGTCGCCTTCCTTCTTGTTACGCTATTGGTTATGAATTTATGCTGACGTTATTCTTGTTACGCTAGTCGTCGTCGTTATATGCAGATTGTGGAAGTTGAGTATCGGTTTCGCTATGTTGTTTCTCTTATGCCTTTGCTGCTTCAGCTCATGATCTTAGTCTTGTGTGCCCCCTACCCTAGACAGATAGTTTGTACGTACGAATGGCTGTATTGGCAAGAGAATTTACGAGAGAAGCAGAGGAAGGAGAGGAGATGCGCACCACCACCCTCTCTAAGCCGTCCTCCCCATCCTGAGCACGTATGCTTCCACCGTcgccttccttccttccttctccagGCGGCCATTGCTGTTATTCCTTTGTCTTGTGTGGCTTGCACGACAAGCTTGTGGTTTGTGATGTCCTGATGATCGTCATATATGCTTTTATAGCGTGACAGAGGAAAATCATCCAAAATGACAAGACGAGTGAGTTCGGAAAGGGGTTCAGTTCAGAGAAACAGAGTCAGCTTTGGGTGAATAGTATAGGATCTCACAATAGGTGAGATCAACCACAAAAATTCATATTAAGACATtccaaaaaattctgaaattatTTGAGAACATACCTCTACAACTTAGAAACAATTCAGCTCAAAACTAGATGTACATTTAGAGATTCGAAAAAGAAAAATTCAAATGTGAATAATGGCAACTTTGGGTGAGTAGTATTTTGACATTATTCATATGCAATTTTGtcattttttttgtttctatTAGTGTAGGTCAAATTAGGAGCTGAAGCTTGTAGATCAAACATTGATTTGTGTCTacaatttttttttgagaatGTTTGAACATGTTTTGtattttcaaaaaataaaataaattgatCTCACCTAATGTGAGATTCTATAATAGTCTCCCCGGGTTAATTTGTGGGGTCCGTACGGTTTTGTACCACACTAGCGGGTAATGGGCGCCTTGCGGGCCGGTTTTCACATATGAGTTTTTTTCTCGCTTGTATATTGAATTTTCGTTTCCCTGGGCCTATTAGGCTCTGTGTGCTCGGGATGCAATTGACCTTTTGATTCGGTAGGAATTACATATACAATTGTTACATATCGCCTGCAGTGAGCGATACGGGCCAATCGCCCATAGATACTTCGGCGTATATATGTGTTTCTTTACTGCTATCCCGGTTTTTATGCGGACAGAACTTTCCAGCCAAGTTTTTTGTGGTTTCTTCAGGAACCCGGGTTCTTTCTTTCCTTTCCTTTCAGCCTTTTACATTATCATTTTATAAATTAATTTTATACAataatattttttaatatatgatgtacattttttaaatacgcattgaacttttttcaaatacaCGTTGAATTTTTTAACATATGTTGAAAAACAATTCAAATACATGTTAAACATTTTTTTCTTACTCGTCTAATTTTCAAAAATTTGTTAACATTTTTCAGTCCATAAATATTTTTAAGTTTCACAATTTttaaaagttcatgaattttttaaCATATGTTGAAAAGAAATTAATACACGTTGAACATTTTTTCTAAAAATCCGTGAACATTTGTAAATCCATAAACATTTTAAGTTTCATAATTAAAAaaatttcatgaactttttcTAAAATTGTAATCATTCTGTAGAAGTCATGAACATCTTTTGGAATTCATCTTTTCGACTTTGTGTTTTTTTTGAAGATTAACAAAAGTTACAAACATGGATTCATGGTGTAAGCGACAAGTGACAATCTGAAAGAATGGCGGCCGTGCACAAGTCTTGACGTTTAAAGCGTGCAACATGTAGACTCTCCAAAGTGAGTTTCTGTTGAGTCATTATATACACGGCTTAAAGTACTACTGCACAATGTCATATATTTGGTGTCCTGTCTATAATGTTTTGAGGACAACTATGCTCCCTATGTCGTATATTTGTTTCTTCATGTAACGCTGTTTGTTATCAATAAAATGTGTGATTACTCTAGTACTTCCAAGTGCGCATAAACATAACAAAAGTCATACAACATGTGTGTGATTGTTTTGAAGCTTGATCAGGTACACATTTGAatcacacaaaataaatattgtTGACATCTCATACATTCTACAATCTCCACTGAGTTGCACCTAACATTGAAAATACTATATCAACAAGGGCACACATTAATACACCATACTGCATTAAGAAACATAAATCAGATACATTACATACACATGCTTAGTTTGCTATTGTTGAATTGTGTTATCTTGTGCATATTTTATAATCTTCTACAGAAAGTTAGCAACAAAAAGGTCAAAAAGTAGACAAAATATAATTATCTAATTAGGATTACCGTAGTCTAGCATAATGGCAAACTCACACTAAGAATTTAAAACTATTTTAGAAAATAATGTAATATTTTTGCTTGCTTAGATTTTGGTGAAATCCACTATACAATAATAATTATAAGCACACAATTTAATAAAAATATGACAAAATATAGTGAAATGTAGCACACCAAATAGTATTTGTAGTAATAAATATTTAAATTAAATTAAATTATATGACATAAATGACCTTATATACATACATTAGTTAAAATTGTTAATTTTGTTAGATATACTTGATAAACAAAATTTAAAATGATACATGGAAGAGTGTATCAGTAAGAATGACACACACACAATGATGAGATGAGTTATGATTAAGTAAAAGAGTTCAGTATAAATAAGTTAAACATTGAAAAAAAGTGTAAACACCCTCTGAACTATCACATTTGGAGCACATCATCCCTAAAATACAAACCGGGATCTCAATCCGCTGAACTAACCAAAACCGAACAGATCACCCCCTGAGTGTGGTTTTAGCGGTTTGGAACACTGGTTTTGTCTACGTGGCAGGGGTAATTAATCAACTACCCCGCATATGGGCTGAGGTTGGTGTCTGATTCCGAATTTCGTATGCAGATCCGTGTCAATTTCACTATACATCATTTAAAATTATCATAATATTTCTACATGAAACTCGTGTAATAGGTGATGCAGTTCCTGACCAATCCTCGCAAGCCAATGATCCTAGCATTGTCAAGGCATGGTTCGAAGAAGAACATCACTACTCTTGTCAAAACATTTGGAGAATGTCGCCCGGTGAGATAACTTGCAAACTTAGTAAACAATATCTTGCCTTCTTATACACATCTTACTTGAGTAAGTACAAGCCAATTATACAAATTTAGTAACCATTTTTTATTTTCAGTTATAGACATTTAGTAATTAAATTTTTCATGTCTAGTCAAAAGATAAAAAAACTATATGCAGGAGTGTTGCGTGTATTTCATTAGACAGAAAGAAAAGTACAACACCAAAGAAAGGCATCATACAATGACCCAACAAGACAAAAGCAGAATGTCAAAAGATCATCCACATATCATTGTTACCTTGATGAAAGGAGTAACCAGAAAACATGTTTTAGAATATCTTGTGGTAGGTAACCAAATTTACATAATCTATTTTCAGGTTCTGACCATGGGGACAGAGATGACAACGCTGAGATGCCTCGTGGCAATGCGAACGTCCTCACCACAATCCTAAAGCTGGTCGACGAGTATGATCTGTACGGAAGTGTGGCCTTCACCAAACATCACAACCAGGCCGATGTCCCGAAGATTTATCGCCTCACCGCGAAGACGAAGGACTGCAGAATGTCATATCAACCATGTTTTAGCTTTAGCATCTTATTTTGAGTTCCTGACGGGAAACACTGGCTATCTCTTGTCGGGTGTCTTCACCAATCCTGCTCTTGTGGAGTCTTTCAGCCTTACACCGACTGAGGTCAACTTAAGCTTCAGTTCTCTGATAATGACAATCACTTGATGCTTTCGTGTTGCCATAGAAAATAAAAGGTAAACATAACTTAATATTGGCAATCTTATGGCCTTTAGGCTGCGGCGCACATGCTCCCGATCATCGCCACCAAGAACGGCAGTCCGGTCGACATTACGAATTTAAGCATTCATCCTGTGTTTCCACATCCCATGTTGCAAATTTGCAATGCACTAGTTGTGTCTGAAAGTCCATGTAACTGCTGAAACTACGGTTCAGTTGAGTTTAGCCCAGGAGCCAACCAAGACTCCGTCTCCTTACTTCTTCCCATTGGTTAGCTATTCTATGTGGCATTGCTCTTGATGCACATGGCGATGACCATACGCCGGAGCTGTGGCCCGTCGCAGGCAGGGGAGCCTGATGACGTACGCATGACTGGCCATACCCGAACTGCTGCGCGACCATCTCCATCACCCTCTCCTCTCCATCCTCGCCCACCAGCGCCAGCGGGAGGtacctttcctttatctcaggtTATGCTGAATACGAGCCTGAGAATCATCGCCAACCAAGATGAGACGCTGCACATATACTGATATATAGGTCTCGCATCACGGACTTGGAGGTGACCAACAAGCTTCTCATCGACATGCTCACCAGCGTCGCCTGAAGAGAACACCTTTACCAATAAAGAGGAGACTAAATGGATCCAATCGGCTTAACATGTTAAGCTTGGAAGGATTTTGAAGCCCTGTGTATCCCTTATCATTTTTCTAGTTAATTTCCAGTTAAAAGTTTTTAGTTCGGTTGAATAAAAGTGGACAATCATGCTTCTTTCGATTGAGGAAAGATTCTTATATCCGCTAAGTCATAGATGTTTTGATGGATGCTCTATTATTATATTGTTGAAATTATCTTAGATATGTAATTCAATTGTGTGCTATTGTACTCCCACTTGAGAGAGATGAGTATAAGTCATCCACATCTTTAGTATTGATCGGATAGAGAAGGTTAACAAGTAGATGAGATAAATCACCTATATTTCAGTTTTCCTAATGGAATACTTGCTGAAGACAATTGTCTAGTGACCCAAGCAAAATAAAAACAAGAAACAACAAGTTGCTTTTTCAATAAGAAATTTTCTGAAATATATCCAATGCTTGTAAAATCCCATTATTGATGCAAGGAACCATGTCTATCTTTTCATGTCACACCTAAAAATTAAATTCGAGGTGACATGGGTACAGTCTTGGATCTTTAATGAGAAGCGGAATAAGAAAATTAGAAGGCCAGTGTAACTTGTTCGTTTGAAAGACAGGTGAATTATTGCATAGAGGTGTCGAAGCCTTCATGAGCATCTAATTAAGATGGAGAAATGATAGTGCACAATATGATTGTTTATCCGACATGAATTCTTGAATCATTTAATGGACTCATTCATTTTTGTTATCCACATCTGATAATCAAGATGACTTCTTTCTTACAAGCGGCGGTATTTGCTCGGGGACGAATAAAcctctaagcttgggggagttgatgagTCAAAAATGTATGATAATTTTGATAGTATTTTTTGCCTACATGGTAGGCTTTGTGGATTTTTGCGTTCGCACATTGCTTTTGTTGTCGTTTTTCCAGGAAAGgtattttggaataaataaagcTCTTTGGACGGAATCCTAGGAAATTATGATGGAATAGCGTCATTCAATGTGATAATTGACTACCATAAATAATGAAGCAAAGGGAGAAGAAAAGAGtccatcactacaaaaaatacacttccgtgatgatacgtgtttgtcacagtaggtcgcgttttttgtcatgcatgtacatccatgacgattttatgacagaa is drawn from Aegilops tauschii subsp. strangulata cultivar AL8/78 chromosome 1, Aet v6.0, whole genome shotgun sequence and contains these coding sequences:
- the LOC141039196 gene encoding uncharacterized protein → MSDDEKKKKAVAKAAAGQSPSSGAPVARLTAGGSGELRVIERIVRDTEASSASMMLTRTNYMEWALVMQVKLQVARVWSALTEDAADECDGQRALQIILTGVPPEMLRVLAAKDTAKMAWETIKMMRMGSERAREAKAHVRRREFEDLRFRDGESVEDFGLRLSSLVADMELYGDPVTEHKAVQKFLRVVPRRYRPMAMAIESLIDLKTMSIEELVGSFSACEDHYDLDDGAQPTGRLLLTHEEWLARQQGKKEQANLVREGGDEHEQGLFMAMVTPGTAAGPVAPQAVFLNEEKVIPVPSPDGLWYFDTGATSHMTGEKSMFAKLDEGVHGTVKFGDGSHVAIRARGSIVFKCQSGEQRALTEVYYIPSLRSNIISVGQLDEGGCQIGIQNGLMTVHDPAQRILARVRRSSTRLYTGMLTIDTPVCLMMKVDDETWKWHARMGHLHFRALHAMSAKGMVRGMPEIARIEQYCDGCALGKQHRAPFPQAKFKLFVDNQAAIALSKNPVHHDRSKHIDIKYHYIRDCVEKGQVKVDHIPTRKQIADALTKALGRNNFVEMRQKLGMIKIDSGR